A window from Enterocloster bolteae encodes these proteins:
- the rnc gene encoding ribonuclease III has product MNSHLKELEERIAYEFKNKNLFTQALTHSSYANEHRLDHSRCNERLEFLGDAVLEIVTSEFLYRKYETLPEGDLTKIRASIVCEPTLAYCAGDIELGQYLYLGKGEDATGGRNRNSVVSDAMEALIGAIYLDGGFANAKEFIHRFILNDIEHKQLFYDSKTILQEMVQSRQEAPLSYEIIREEGPDHNKSFEVCAKIGDEEVGRGAGRTKKAAEQVAAYNGILKLKAQEAAAEE; this is encoded by the coding sequence ATGAACAGTCATTTAAAAGAACTGGAAGAGAGGATTGCATACGAGTTTAAGAACAAGAACCTGTTTACTCAGGCCCTGACCCACAGCTCCTATGCCAACGAACACCGTCTGGACCACAGCAGATGCAATGAGCGCCTGGAGTTTCTGGGGGATGCTGTCCTGGAAATCGTGACCAGTGAATTCCTCTACCGCAAGTATGAAACGCTGCCTGAGGGAGATTTGACGAAAATCAGGGCCAGCATTGTGTGCGAACCCACCCTGGCTTACTGCGCAGGGGACATTGAGCTGGGCCAATACCTGTATCTGGGCAAGGGTGAGGACGCCACCGGCGGCAGGAACCGCAATTCCGTGGTGTCAGACGCCATGGAGGCCCTGATTGGCGCGATTTATCTGGACGGTGGTTTTGCTAATGCAAAAGAGTTCATTCATCGTTTTATCTTAAACGACATTGAACACAAGCAGCTCTTTTATGATAGCAAGACTATCTTACAGGAGATGGTGCAGAGCCGCCAGGAGGCGCCCCTGTCCTATGAGATCATCCGTGAGGAAGGGCCGGATCACAATAAATCCTTTGAGGTCTGCGCCAAAATCGGGGATGAGGAGGTGGGCCGCGGCGCGGGACGTACCAAGAAGGCAGCCGAGCAGGTGGCTGCCTATAACGGCATACTGAAGCTTAAGGCACAGGAAGCCGCAGCAGAAGAATAA
- the acpP gene encoding acyl carrier protein has translation MEFEKLQGIIAEVLNIEPEEVTMAATFVDDLGADSLDIFQIIMGIEEEFDIEIPNEAAEQIVTVGDAVEQIKNALN, from the coding sequence ATGGAATTTGAGAAATTACAGGGTATTATCGCAGAAGTGTTGAACATTGAACCGGAGGAAGTGACAATGGCAGCTACATTCGTAGATGACCTGGGTGCGGATTCACTGGACATTTTCCAGATTATCATGGGAATTGAAGAGGAATTCGACATAGAGATTCCAAATGAGGCTGCAGAACAGATTGTAACAGTAGGCGATGCAGTAGAGCAGATTAAGAACGCTTTAAACTAA
- the plsX gene encoding phosphate acyltransferase PlsX, with amino-acid sequence MIKVAVDAMGGDYAPGEMVAGAVEAVNAKPGIQVLLVGQEQAVVSELSKHTYDKDRIQVVNATEVIATEEPPVNAIRKKKDSSIVVGLNLVKQGEADAFVSAGSSGAILVGGQVIVGRSKGVERPPLAPLIPTEKGVSLLIDCGANVDARASHLVQFAQMGSIYMEHVMGIKNPRVAIVNIGAEEEKGNALVKETFPLLKECKGINFTGSIEAREIPHGGADVIVCEAFVGNVILKLYEGVGATLISMVKGGMMSTLRSKIGALLVKPALKETLKSFDGSQYGGAPLLGLKGLVVKTHGNSKRTEVRNSIIQCVTFKEQDINGKIQQCLNVQNEE; translated from the coding sequence ATGATTAAAGTAGCGGTAGACGCCATGGGCGGGGATTATGCGCCGGGCGAGATGGTAGCCGGAGCAGTGGAGGCTGTGAACGCAAAACCTGGCATTCAGGTGCTTCTTGTGGGGCAGGAGCAGGCAGTTGTTTCAGAACTGTCAAAGCACACCTACGACAAGGACCGGATTCAGGTTGTGAACGCCACAGAAGTCATTGCCACTGAGGAGCCGCCGGTAAACGCTATCCGTAAGAAGAAAGACTCTTCCATCGTGGTAGGCTTAAACCTTGTAAAACAGGGGGAGGCCGACGCCTTTGTATCCGCCGGAAGTTCCGGGGCAATCCTGGTAGGCGGACAGGTGATAGTGGGGCGCAGCAAAGGTGTGGAACGTCCCCCGCTGGCACCGCTTATTCCTACGGAGAAGGGCGTATCACTTTTGATTGACTGTGGAGCCAATGTGGATGCCAGAGCGTCCCATCTGGTGCAGTTTGCCCAGATGGGTTCCATCTATATGGAGCATGTGATGGGAATAAAGAACCCGCGGGTGGCCATTGTCAATATCGGTGCGGAGGAAGAAAAAGGCAATGCGCTGGTGAAGGAGACATTTCCCCTGTTAAAGGAATGTAAGGGGATCAACTTCACCGGAAGCATTGAAGCCAGGGAAATTCCCCATGGCGGAGCGGATGTCATTGTCTGTGAGGCATTTGTGGGCAATGTAATCCTGAAGCTGTATGAGGGGGTTGGGGCCACCTTGATCAGTATGGTGAAGGGCGGTATGATGTCCACCCTGCGCAGCAAGATTGGCGCCCTTTTGGTGAAGCCGGCCCTCAAGGAAACGCTTAAATCCTTTGACGGCAGCCAGTACGGCGGAGCACCCCTGCTGGGTCTGAAAGGCCTTGTGGTCAAGACCCACGGCAATTCAAAGCGCACGGAGGTGCGTAATTCCATTATTCAATGTGTGACGTTTAAGGAACAGGATATCAATGGTAAAATCCAACAGTGCCTGAACGTTCAGAACGAAGAATAA
- a CDS encoding putative bifunctional diguanylate cyclase/phosphodiesterase, whose translation MTNDKTDILGQFGFELDAALFYDAIVKSTDDYVYIVNMKTDTSLISENMVRDFELPGRIVPGLVPLWGSLIHERDRARYDESIEQMLSGLTDVHDVEYQVRNRKNEYVWVVCRGVLQRDQQGSPAMFAGIVTNLSHRGKVDYVTGLFMQQECERVVEECLSEGQSGGILLLGLDDFSGINNLKGHIYGDSVLRQFAQNVQRLLPDYASIYRHDGDQFVIVCQNTSYGEIALLYEVINSYSDCRHEVDGIQYYCTVSGGIAVFCQDGSSYTELLTCASGALETSKHKGKNKCTLYDEELIHTRLRSLEIMDRLRSSVMNHMEGFSVVYQPIVRSSDTKIAEAEALLRWSCKDMGSVSPLEFIPLLESSGLIIPVGKWVLEQSVRQCCKWLACVPDFVMNVNCSYLQMLDEDFVQSVKEIINRYRLDPSHIVLELTESRFVTDQDRLNDTFMRLRSLNIRLAMDDFGTGYSSLSCLSCTPADIVKIDREFIRGICDQSHSFNRSFIGSVINLCHSVGISVCAEGVEEKDELETVLRLKADSVQGFYFSKPVTPDEFEKQHIKHPDIG comes from the coding sequence ATGACAAATGATAAAACAGATATTCTGGGACAATTCGGATTTGAACTGGATGCGGCTCTTTTTTACGATGCCATCGTAAAGAGTACGGACGATTATGTCTATATTGTCAATATGAAAACCGACACATCCCTGATATCGGAAAACATGGTCAGGGACTTCGAGCTTCCGGGCAGAATCGTGCCCGGACTGGTACCTCTCTGGGGCAGTCTGATTCACGAACGTGACAGGGCTCGATATGATGAATCCATCGAACAAATGTTAAGCGGCCTGACGGATGTACACGATGTGGAGTATCAGGTCCGAAACAGAAAGAATGAGTACGTCTGGGTCGTATGCCGCGGCGTCCTCCAGAGGGACCAGCAGGGCAGTCCCGCCATGTTTGCGGGCATTGTGACCAATTTAAGCCACAGGGGTAAGGTGGACTATGTCACCGGTCTGTTTATGCAGCAGGAATGCGAACGCGTGGTGGAGGAATGCCTGTCCGAAGGCCAGAGTGGTGGAATTCTGCTCCTGGGCCTGGATGATTTCTCCGGCATCAACAATTTGAAAGGACACATATACGGCGATTCCGTCCTGCGCCAGTTTGCCCAGAACGTCCAGAGGCTCCTGCCAGATTACGCCAGCATATACCGCCATGACGGGGACCAGTTTGTCATTGTGTGCCAGAATACGTCCTACGGCGAGATAGCCCTGCTCTATGAAGTCATAAACAGCTACAGCGACTGCCGCCATGAGGTGGACGGAATCCAGTACTATTGTACGGTTTCCGGCGGAATCGCCGTATTCTGCCAGGACGGTTCCAGCTATACGGAGCTTTTGACCTGTGCATCCGGTGCCCTGGAAACCTCCAAGCATAAGGGCAAGAACAAGTGCACCCTCTATGACGAGGAGCTGATTCACACCAGACTGCGCTCCCTGGAAATCATGGACCGTTTAAGAAGCAGCGTCATGAACCATATGGAGGGATTCTCTGTGGTCTACCAGCCCATTGTGCGTTCCAGCGACACAAAGATTGCCGAGGCCGAGGCGCTGCTGCGCTGGTCCTGTAAGGACATGGGCAGTGTATCTCCCCTTGAATTCATCCCTTTGCTGGAATCCAGCGGCCTCATTATCCCAGTGGGAAAGTGGGTGCTGGAGCAGTCTGTCCGCCAATGCTGCAAATGGCTTGCCTGTGTACCGGATTTTGTGATGAACGTCAACTGCTCCTACCTACAGATGCTGGATGAGGACTTTGTACAATCCGTCAAAGAAATCATTAACCGTTACAGACTGGACCCCAGCCATATTGTGCTGGAGCTGACGGAGAGCCGCTTTGTCACGGACCAGGACCGCTTAAACGATACATTTATGCGTCTGCGCAGCCTTAACATACGGCTGGCCATGGATGATTTCGGCACAGGCTACTCGTCCCTGAGCTGTCTGTCCTGTACGCCGGCCGACATTGTAAAGATTGACCGTGAATTCATCAGGGGAATCTGCGACCAGTCCCACTCCTTCAACCGTTCCTTCATCGGGTCTGTGATAAATCTCTGCCATAGCGTGGGAATATCCGTATGTGCAGAGGGCGTGGAGGAAAAAGACGAGCTGGAAACCGTCCTCAGATTGAAAGCTGATTCCGTACAGGGATTTTATTTTTCAAAGCCGGTTACACCTGATGAATTTGAAAAACAGCATATAAAGCATCCTGATATAGGGTAA
- a CDS encoding sensor domain-containing phosphodiesterase has translation MEQDMILYETPLLDELEEIIYVSDIRDYSLLYLNRAGRSLTGLKQEDVRNSKCHRVLQGRDTPCPFCTNAKLSKDGFYVWEYENPHLNKNFIVKDKLVEWEGRPARMEIAVDVGDRVKERGSHTSKYHMETVMLETLRVLNTADYLDDAINRTLEMIADFYGGERAYIIEIDRVQGFARNTYEWCRAGIPSQKAALQQVPLDGIPYLFETFNKKQHLIISRTGELRDSYPSEYRYLTARNTDSLFAVPFEDESAFSGYIGIDNPNINQDTIKLLDSIAYNIANEIKKRRLYERLEYEAAHDSLSGLLNRESFVHFRNDLMRSGKAVSCGIVAGDINDLKQLNRDYGQSRGDMTIKEAASVMASSFAGASIFRLSGDEFIIVSLESAYEEFMERVGKMEWMLDSRTPNGVSLGCTWEEHLADFDRLMRHAEELMLVNKQIYYKDSSQERKHYSPEYLNRLLQDMEEGCYRLCLQPKYNPLTGKVCSAEALVRYRAAGTESTQPLNFVPLLEKTKLIRYLDFYMLEQVFKLLSDWKERGRELIPVSVNFSRITLLERDLFRVLTDMQKRYHIPARLVMIEITESIGDIERKVIESIGSKLREAGFRISLDDFGANYANMSILSIMQFDEVKLDKSLMDDLVENQTNQTVVKCIIDMCHSLQVECVAEGVENQEQLELLTSFGCTAIQGYYYSRPLEIAEFERI, from the coding sequence ATGGAGCAGGATATGATCTTATATGAAACACCGCTTTTAGATGAACTGGAGGAAATCATCTATGTCAGCGATATCCGGGACTACAGCCTTCTTTATCTTAACCGGGCTGGCAGGTCGCTGACAGGTCTTAAGCAGGAGGACGTGCGAAACAGCAAATGCCATCGTGTACTTCAGGGCAGGGATACCCCATGTCCCTTCTGCACCAATGCCAAACTGAGCAAGGACGGCTTCTACGTGTGGGAATATGAGAATCCCCACTTAAATAAGAACTTCATTGTAAAGGATAAGCTGGTGGAATGGGAGGGAAGGCCTGCCCGCATGGAAATCGCAGTGGATGTGGGAGACCGCGTGAAGGAGCGCGGCAGCCATACATCCAAATACCATATGGAAACCGTTATGCTGGAAACGCTGCGGGTCCTGAATACTGCGGACTACCTGGATGATGCCATTAACCGTACGCTGGAAATGATAGCTGATTTTTACGGCGGAGAGCGGGCCTATATCATAGAAATTGACCGTGTACAGGGATTTGCCCGTAATACCTATGAATGGTGCCGGGCTGGAATTCCTTCCCAAAAGGCAGCCTTGCAGCAGGTGCCCCTGGATGGGATTCCCTATTTGTTTGAGACCTTTAACAAAAAGCAGCACCTGATTATCTCCAGAACCGGGGAACTTAGGGATTCATACCCCAGCGAGTACCGTTACCTGACCGCCAGAAACACGGACAGCCTCTTTGCTGTGCCGTTTGAAGACGAATCCGCCTTCAGCGGATATATTGGAATCGACAATCCCAACATCAACCAGGACACCATTAAGCTGCTGGATTCCATTGCCTATAATATTGCGAATGAGATAAAAAAGAGACGCCTCTATGAGCGCCTGGAGTATGAAGCTGCCCATGACAGCCTCAGCGGCCTGCTGAACAGAGAAAGCTTTGTGCATTTCCGCAATGATTTGATGAGAAGCGGCAAGGCGGTATCCTGCGGAATTGTGGCCGGGGATATCAATGACTTAAAGCAGTTAAACCGTGATTATGGGCAAAGCCGGGGAGATATGACCATCAAAGAGGCGGCATCCGTCATGGCCTCCTCTTTTGCAGGGGCCAGCATATTCCGGCTCAGCGGGGATGAGTTTATTATTGTCAGCCTGGAATCAGCATATGAGGAATTCATGGAGCGGGTCGGGAAAATGGAATGGATGTTAGACAGCCGCACCCCAAACGGTGTCTCACTGGGGTGTACCTGGGAAGAACACCTGGCGGATTTTGACCGGCTGATGCGCCATGCGGAAGAACTGATGCTTGTGAACAAACAGATTTATTATAAGGACAGCAGCCAGGAACGCAAGCACTATTCGCCGGAATACCTGAATCGTCTGCTACAGGACATGGAAGAGGGCTGTTACCGTCTCTGTCTCCAGCCAAAGTATAATCCCCTGACCGGTAAGGTGTGTTCCGCCGAGGCCCTGGTGCGTTATCGGGCAGCCGGTACCGAATCCACACAGCCGCTGAATTTCGTGCCCCTTCTGGAGAAGACAAAGCTTATACGGTATCTGGATTTCTATATGCTGGAGCAGGTATTTAAACTGCTTTCAGACTGGAAGGAGCGAGGCAGGGAGCTTATTCCTGTTTCGGTCAATTTTTCGCGGATTACGCTGCTTGAAAGGGACCTGTTCCGGGTGCTGACAGATATGCAGAAAAGATACCATATCCCCGCCCGCCTGGTCATGATTGAGATAACAGAAAGCATAGGGGACATTGAGCGCAAGGTGATTGAATCCATTGGTTCAAAACTTCGGGAAGCTGGATTTCGTATCTCCCTGGATGATTTCGGGGCCAACTATGCCAATATGTCCATTCTTTCCATCATGCAGTTTGACGAGGTAAAGCTGGATAAATCCCTGATGGATGACCTGGTGGAAAACCAGACCAATCAGACTGTGGTAAAATGCATTATTGATATGTGCCACAGCCTGCAGGTGGAATGTGTGGCAGAAGGGGTGGAAAACCAGGAACAGCTGGAACTGCTGACTTCCTTCGGATGTACCGCCATTCAGGGCTACTATTACAGCAGGCCTCTGGAGATAGCGGAATTTGAGAGAATATAA
- a CDS encoding diguanylate cyclase domain-containing protein: MNQLIKKYRMVLSAIYCLILPYSFVSYGAEAESVIRVGFPVQSGLTMKDENGNYAGYTYDYLKEIGQYTGWTYEFVEPQGSMDEQLIQMMDMLERGELDLVGAMNNNKQTSSVFDFPSENYGNAYSVIAVRDDDDRIDEYNLSDFKGLRIALLKQADYHNEKFYQYAKLNGIQYEIVWCERDGEQEERVYSGKADALLSVDVSLSQGFRPVAKFSPTPFYFATTKGNTKIINELNRAISYISENNPTLQMNLYNKYFSRSGSQMHLNSKEREYIQEHPVLKVLVHDGFGPIQYYDGKGQVQGVARDLLSSIAQKAGWTLEYVYADDYSEFEQALNEGRADVILSILYDYDAVQRRNVLLSNPYLETESVLVARDGFDMTNLKGRVQAVYMGMRKSDDDRTDVRFYDSLEESLNAVERGECDYTYSNSYTASYYLSRNQYEHVAIYPQAGSDSVKYSIGILRKDDKQILAILNKGIRSIETGELEKYIYNNAQQKQEVTLRTFIRDNSVPFILFTLLAASGLLALIYAHYRSQMRMKRQIELENTRYRYLSDILKEVTFTYDYGSDVLTLSREGVEIFGTDKSIGQYSRYQGSSGQEEGLPSLYYLLEQRQDVDTEILMVLPNGDTKWHRAVIKVIFDGNQADSAIGRLQNIHGDKLERERLEQRSKRDALTGIYNIAAAKMEITRMINLHTGALALAVIDLDGFKEINDRYGHYTGDQVLIHTAKALRESFCGEAVTARMGGDEFIVCVPYTGENHLAKCCNALFDSLQAKCRASGYPAATVSIGISISRREDDYTTLYQRADTLLYEVKNSGKNNFRIEDEAGRTSRPDTEQEHHTVQ, encoded by the coding sequence ATGAACCAATTGATTAAAAAATATAGGATGGTTTTGTCTGCAATATACTGCCTGATACTGCCATACAGTTTTGTTTCCTATGGAGCAGAAGCAGAGTCTGTGATTCGGGTGGGATTTCCCGTGCAGTCGGGTCTGACCATGAAGGATGAAAATGGCAATTATGCGGGTTATACCTATGATTATCTGAAAGAGATTGGACAGTACACAGGATGGACCTATGAGTTTGTGGAACCCCAAGGATCCATGGATGAACAGTTGATTCAAATGATGGATATGCTGGAACGGGGGGAACTGGATCTTGTTGGAGCCATGAATAACAACAAGCAGACTTCCTCTGTTTTTGATTTTCCCAGTGAAAACTACGGCAACGCGTACAGTGTGATTGCGGTCCGGGATGATGATGACCGCATTGATGAATATAATCTTTCTGATTTCAAGGGACTGCGCATAGCGCTTTTGAAACAGGCAGATTACCATAACGAAAAGTTTTACCAGTACGCGAAGCTCAATGGCATCCAGTATGAGATCGTTTGGTGCGAGAGGGATGGGGAGCAGGAGGAGAGGGTTTATTCCGGTAAGGCGGACGCATTGCTGTCCGTTGATGTATCCCTGTCCCAGGGATTCCGTCCTGTTGCTAAATTTTCGCCTACTCCCTTTTATTTTGCCACCACCAAGGGTAATACCAAAATAATCAATGAACTGAACCGGGCAATCTCCTATATCAGTGAGAATAATCCCACCCTTCAAATGAACTTGTATAATAAGTATTTTTCCCGGTCCGGAAGCCAGATGCACCTCAACAGCAAGGAGCGGGAATACATACAGGAACATCCGGTACTTAAGGTACTGGTCCATGACGGGTTTGGCCCCATCCAGTACTACGATGGAAAAGGACAGGTGCAGGGCGTAGCCAGAGACCTGCTCAGCAGTATAGCCCAAAAGGCCGGATGGACGCTGGAGTATGTTTACGCGGATGATTACAGTGAATTTGAACAGGCGTTAAATGAAGGCAGAGCCGATGTGATTCTGTCTATCCTGTATGATTATGATGCAGTCCAACGGAGAAATGTTCTTTTAAGCAATCCATATCTGGAGACAGAGAGTGTGCTGGTGGCCCGCGACGGGTTTGATATGACAAACCTGAAGGGCAGGGTACAGGCTGTGTATATGGGCATGCGCAAAAGCGACGATGACCGGACGGATGTGCGGTTCTATGATTCTCTGGAGGAAAGTCTTAACGCAGTTGAAAGGGGAGAGTGCGATTATACATACAGCAACAGTTACACTGCCTCTTATTATCTGAGCCGCAACCAGTACGAGCATGTGGCTATCTATCCCCAGGCCGGCAGTGACAGTGTGAAATACAGCATAGGTATTTTGAGAAAGGATGATAAACAGATACTGGCTATCCTGAATAAAGGAATCCGTTCCATAGAGACGGGTGAACTGGAAAAATACATCTACAACAATGCGCAGCAGAAACAGGAAGTGACTCTCAGGACCTTTATCAGGGATAATTCCGTTCCCTTCATTTTGTTTACCCTGTTGGCTGCTTCCGGCCTGCTGGCCCTGATTTATGCCCATTACAGAAGCCAGATGAGGATGAAGCGGCAGATTGAACTGGAAAATACCCGTTACCGCTATCTCTCAGACATATTGAAGGAAGTGACCTTTACGTATGACTATGGCAGTGATGTGCTGACCCTATCAAGGGAGGGCGTTGAAATCTTCGGCACGGATAAAAGCATCGGGCAGTATTCGCGGTATCAGGGAAGCAGCGGACAGGAGGAGGGTCTCCCATCTCTGTATTATCTGCTGGAGCAGAGACAGGATGTGGATACAGAGATTCTGATGGTGCTGCCGAATGGGGACACCAAGTGGCACCGTGCAGTCATAAAAGTGATTTTCGACGGGAATCAGGCTGATTCTGCCATCGGACGCTTACAGAATATCCATGGCGACAAGCTGGAAAGGGAGAGACTGGAGCAGCGGAGCAAACGGGACGCTCTGACGGGGATTTACAATATAGCGGCAGCAAAAATGGAGATCACCCGGATGATAAACCTGCATACCGGCGCCCTTGCTCTGGCTGTCATAGACTTAGACGGCTTTAAGGAAATCAATGACCGTTACGGCCATTATACGGGGGACCAGGTGCTGATTCATACAGCAAAAGCGCTAAGGGAATCTTTTTGCGGGGAGGCTGTCACTGCCCGTATGGGCGGAGATGAATTTATCGTCTGTGTACCCTATACAGGGGAAAACCATCTGGCAAAATGCTGCAATGCACTGTTTGATTCACTGCAGGCTAAATGCAGGGCGTCCGGATACCCTGCTGCGACTGTCAGCATCGGTATATCTATAAGCCGCAGGGAGGACGACTATACCACGCTTTATCAGAGGGCGGATACCCTGCTCTATGAAGTTAAAAACAGCGGTAAAAATAATTTCCGGATAGAAGATGAAGCGGGAAGGACTTCCCGGCCGGACACGGAACAGGAACATCACACGGTACAGTAA
- a CDS encoding radical SAM protein — translation MNYEGQICRGPMERSSYMLPVAVGCSYNRCKFCTLFRHLKYRELPMEQIEAELERVRSLGGNPKHVFLGDGNAFGLGIKRLLEITDLIHRYFPDCQAINMDGTITNIQAKSQEELRALREAGIRHLYLGIESGLDDVLRYMGKDHNLDQAYRQIDRIQSAGFIFDAHIMTGIAGHGRGLENGTATAEFFNRTQPQRIINFSLFLFHSAPLYQEAQAKIFIPATELENLQEERLLLELLNTDGPLTYDGFHDRIEFRVRGTLPDDKMKMLDRLDLAIEGYREHEPVIAAADDSPGAYSI, via the coding sequence ATGAATTATGAAGGACAAATCTGCCGCGGTCCCATGGAGCGTTCGTCCTATATGCTTCCGGTTGCTGTTGGCTGTTCTTACAACCGGTGTAAATTCTGCACCCTGTTCCGGCATCTGAAATACAGGGAACTTCCCATGGAGCAAATTGAGGCAGAACTGGAAAGAGTCCGCAGCCTGGGCGGCAATCCAAAGCATGTCTTTCTTGGGGACGGCAATGCCTTTGGCCTGGGTATAAAACGTCTGCTGGAAATAACAGACCTGATTCACCGTTATTTTCCGGACTGCCAAGCCATCAATATGGATGGGACCATCACCAATATTCAGGCCAAGTCCCAGGAAGAGCTGCGGGCCCTTCGGGAGGCAGGTATACGTCATCTGTATCTGGGCATTGAAAGCGGTCTGGACGATGTCCTGCGTTATATGGGAAAGGACCATAATCTGGACCAGGCATACCGTCAAATCGACCGCATCCAAAGTGCAGGGTTTATATTCGATGCCCATATCATGACCGGAATCGCGGGACATGGAAGGGGACTCGAGAACGGAACTGCCACCGCAGAATTCTTTAACCGCACCCAGCCGCAGCGCATTATAAATTTCTCTCTGTTCCTGTTTCACAGCGCCCCGCTGTATCAGGAAGCGCAGGCCAAAATCTTCATCCCTGCCACTGAGCTGGAGAACCTGCAGGAGGAACGGCTGCTTCTGGAGCTTCTGAATACGGATGGGCCTTTGACTTACGACGGGTTTCATGACCGTATTGAATTCAGAGTGCGCGGTACCTTGCCTGATGACAAGATGAAAATGTTAGACAGGCTGGATCTGGCCATCGAAGGGTACAGGGAGCATGAGCCTGTCATTGCAGCCGCAGATGATTCGCCCGGAGCATATTCCATTTAA
- a CDS encoding collagen-like protein gives MRYDYANGMNRGEYSYDESNEYSGYDNRYAEPMGIKPNSFYHRCCQGPTGPAGPPGCPGLPGPIGPRGCPGPQGITGPTGAMGPQGYVGPTGPMGPTGPAGQAGAVGPTGPAGSTGPMGPAGTTGVTGATGPTGPAGNENSVSCRCKEQMRNIIQQIIALYPNNNLLVTLSSGDASFGRPGSLILGPDGRTGVFEVINPQNQMQYLSICSIDTIQIDNATYNDTIVYLPEPFPAPTDCCADCQAAIRSLLPVGTAGVNIITSSQTPSVGTVIRNEYGMLVLSNEARTNITFVSSCSIDLFLINT, from the coding sequence ATGAGATATGATTATGCGAACGGTATGAACCGAGGTGAATACTCATATGATGAGTCGAATGAATATTCCGGATATGATAACAGGTACGCAGAGCCCATGGGCATAAAGCCCAATTCCTTTTACCACAGATGCTGCCAAGGTCCAACCGGTCCCGCTGGTCCGCCTGGTTGTCCGGGTCTGCCCGGTCCCATAGGGCCCCGGGGCTGCCCAGGCCCTCAGGGCATCACCGGACCAACCGGGGCAATGGGGCCTCAGGGCTATGTAGGCCCCACCGGCCCTATGGGTCCAACCGGTCCTGCTGGTCAGGCTGGCGCAGTTGGGCCTACGGGCCCAGCCGGTTCCACCGGCCCTATGGGTCCCGCCGGAACTACGGGAGTGACCGGAGCCACCGGCCCTACAGGTCCTGCTGGTAATGAGAATTCTGTCAGCTGCCGCTGTAAGGAGCAAATGAGGAATATAATCCAGCAAATTATTGCTTTATATCCAAATAATAATTTATTGGTGACTTTGAGTAGCGGTGATGCATCTTTTGGACGCCCTGGTTCTTTGATATTAGGGCCGGATGGACGTACCGGAGTATTTGAAGTGATAAATCCTCAAAATCAAATGCAGTATTTATCTATATGCAGCATAGATACGATTCAAATAGACAATGCAACGTATAATGATACAATTGTTTATTTGCCAGAGCCGTTTCCCGCTCCCACAGACTGCTGCGCTGATTGCCAAGCAGCCATTCGTTCTCTTTTGCCTGTGGGAACAGCTGGGGTTAATATAATAACCAGCAGCCAAACTCCATCCGTGGGAACCGTTATTAGAAATGAATATGGCATGTTAGTACTTTCCAATGAAGCCAGAACCAATATAACCTTTGTCTCATCCTGCAGCATTGATCTGTTTTTGATTAATACCTGA